One Bacillota bacterium genomic window, AACCAGGATTCCGTCTCTCAAAAGGTCGAGGGGACCCTCGAAGTCGAGCTGTGTCCGCAGGGAACTCTCGTCGAGCGAATCCGGGCTGGAGGCGCCGGGCTCGGCGGAATCCTGACCCCTACCGGAGTCGGCACGGTTGTCGAGGAAGGCAAGGAGAGGATCACTGTCGGAGGACGAACCTACCTGCTCGAACTGCCTCTCAGAGCAGACATTGCGTTTCTTCGGGCCCACCTGGCGGACACCGGGGGCAATCTAGTATACCGGGGGACCGCCAGGAACTTCAATCCAGTGATGGCGCTCGCAGCGGATTATGTCGTGGCTGAGGCGGATCATATCCTGGCTGCAGGCTCCATCGACCCGGATCGGGTGATGACTCCTGGCATCCTTGTCGATGCTGTGGTGGGGGTGAAGTAGATGGAGAGGGCACCAGCCGGACCCAGCATGGACCCGCGGGAATTCATTGCGAGACGGATTGCTTCCGAGTTCCAGAGCGGAAACGTAGTGAACCTTGGGATAGGTATGCCCACCCTTGTTGCGAAGTACTTGCCTCCAGATGTCGAAATCGTACTGCAGTCCGAAAACGGCCTGGTG contains:
- a CDS encoding CoA transferase subunit A encodes the protein MSKVRTVEQALDPLEDGMTVMFGGFLAVGCPARLVEGIIRKGTRNLTVIVNDTAFPDRGYGRLFATRQVRKVICCYTGLNQDSVSQKVEGTLEVELCPQGTLVERIRAGGAGLGGILTPTGVGTVVEEGKERITVGGRTYLLELPLRADIAFLRAHLADTGGNLVYRGTARNFNPVMALAADYVVAEADHILAAGSIDPDRVMTPGILVDAVVGVK